In Streptococcus parapneumoniae, the genomic stretch TGTGTTCCTGCTAGGGCAGCTTTATTGACTGGTTTAGATCAAGATAAAAGTGGACGTGTTGGTTATCAAGATGAGGTGCCTTGGAATTTTACTAATACTCTTCCAAAAGTCTTTAAAGATATGGGTTATCAGACAGAATGTATTGGTAAGATGCATGTTTTTCCTTCCAGACAGAGACTTGGGTTTGATCATGTCTTGCTTCACGATGGGTATCTACATGTTGATAGAAAGTATGACAAGGCTTATGGAAGTCAATTTGATTATGCTAGTGACTATCTAGCCTTTTTAAAGGGTAAAGTTGGTTATGATGTTGATTTGATTGATGACGGAATGGATTGTAATTCTTGGGAAGCTAGACCTTGGGATAAAGATGAGAAGTTACATCCAACAAACTGGGTTGTGAGTGAGTCCATTTCATTTTTACAAAGAAGAGATCCAACGGTTCCTTTTTTTCTCAAAATGTCTTTTGAAAAACCACATGCTCCATTAAATCCCCCAAAATACTATTTTGATATGTATATGGAACGCTTGCCTCAATTTCTCGATTTGCATATCGGGAATTGGGAAGTATTAGAAAAGCAAATTCCGTCTATTTATGCTTTAAGAGGGAAATTAAAGGAAGATGATCAAAGAAGAATGGTTGCTGCTTATTTTGGATTGATTACTCATATAGACCATCAAATTAGTCGCTTTTTGACTGCCCTAAAAGAATTTCGTCATGATAAAGATACGATTATCTGGTTCGTTTCGGATCATGGGGATCAGCTTGGTGAACATTATCTGTTTAGAAAGGGATATCCTTATCAAGGAAGTATCCACATTCCTTCGTTCATTTACGATCCGGCTGGATTGATAGCTGGTAATAGGGGAACAATCAAGCAATTAGTGAAAATCCAAGATATTTTTCCTTCACTCGTGGATTTGGCAGGAGGAACTACTACAGATGAACTAGATGGACGGAGTGTTAAGAATTTATTATTTGGACAGTATGAGGGGTGGCGAACAGAATTTCATGGTGAACATGCTTTAGGAAAAGATTCTAGTCAATATATCTTGACAGACCAGTGGAAATTTATCTGGTTTCCTGTTCTAAATCATTATCAGTTATTTGATATGAAAAAAGATCCGCATGAAATGAATGATTTGTATCCAAGTGAAAAATACCAACCTATTGTTCGTCAGATGAAGAAAAAATTAGTAGACTTTCTTAGATATAGAGAAGAAGGTTTTGTTGTGGATGAAGAGTTAGTTCCTGTTGAACTATCTAAAATAACACCCACTCTAACGAAAACGGGGGATAGTCAATCATGAAGATGAAAAAAATCAAGGGTGGGACATTTATGATGGGAACAAATTCTGAGGAGGGATTTTTAGATGATTTTGAAGGTCCTCAAGTTGCTGTTAGTGTAAAGGATTTCTCCATTGCGGATACTCCAGTTACGAATCAAGAATTTGCTCAATTTGTGAAAGAAACAGGCTATAAAACACTAGCTGAGCGACAAGAGTGGTCTTTTGTTTTTATATTGTTCGTTCCAGAGGCAGAAAGGGAGGGATATCCTCATCCTGCTGGGGCTCCGTGGTGGTTACAAGTTCCGAACGCTTGCTGGAAACATCCCTATGGTGAGAACAGTAATCTAGTGGGTTTAGAAGACCATCCAGTAGTTCATGTTGCTTTAGAAGATGCATTGGCTTTCTGTAATTGGAGCGGAATGTCTTTACCGACTGAAGCACAGTGGGAATATGCTGCTAGAGGAGGAAGACAATCTGAATATCCTTGGGGAGATACTCTTTTAGAAGGTGGATATTATCATGCCAATACTTGGCAAGGAAGATTTCCTTATGAAAATACTGGCTTAGATGGATTTATAGGAACGGCTCCTGTCTATGAATTTTTACCTAATGATTTTGGTCTATATCAAATGATTGGGAATGTTTGGGAATGGTGTCGCAATCCGAGATATACCTTATTAGCTAGTTTTAATGAAGATGACTATGAGTTGCCAAAATATGGGATACAAGAGGAGGAGTATGCTATCAGAGGAGGTTCCTTTTTATGTC encodes the following:
- a CDS encoding arylsulfatase codes for the protein MVQTKQPNIILIVVDQMRADALSLNSKDKLVSTPTLDMMASVGYNFENAYSPVPSCVPARAALLTGLDQDKSGRVGYQDEVPWNFTNTLPKVFKDMGYQTECIGKMHVFPSRQRLGFDHVLLHDGYLHVDRKYDKAYGSQFDYASDYLAFLKGKVGYDVDLIDDGMDCNSWEARPWDKDEKLHPTNWVVSESISFLQRRDPTVPFFLKMSFEKPHAPLNPPKYYFDMYMERLPQFLDLHIGNWEVLEKQIPSIYALRGKLKEDDQRRMVAAYFGLITHIDHQISRFLTALKEFRHDKDTIIWFVSDHGDQLGEHYLFRKGYPYQGSIHIPSFIYDPAGLIAGNRGTIKQLVKIQDIFPSLVDLAGGTTTDELDGRSVKNLLFGQYEGWRTEFHGEHALGKDSSQYILTDQWKFIWFPVLNHYQLFDMKKDPHEMNDLYPSEKYQPIVRQMKKKLVDFLRYREEGFVVDEELVPVELSKITPTLTKTGDSQS
- a CDS encoding SUMF1/EgtB/PvdO family nonheme iron enzyme, which translates into the protein MKMKKIKGGTFMMGTNSEEGFLDDFEGPQVAVSVKDFSIADTPVTNQEFAQFVKETGYKTLAERQEWSFVFILFVPEAEREGYPHPAGAPWWLQVPNACWKHPYGENSNLVGLEDHPVVHVALEDALAFCNWSGMSLPTEAQWEYAARGGRQSEYPWGDTLLEGGYYHANTWQGRFPYENTGLDGFIGTAPVYEFLPNDFGLYQMIGNVWEWCRNPRYTLLASFNEDDYELPKYGIQEEEYAIRGGSFLCHCSYCNRYRVAARNGCISTSTSSHLGFRCLKE